One window of the Shewanella maritima genome contains the following:
- a CDS encoding ATP-dependent zinc protease, whose translation MLKRLLAVSITLALVSGCNSTQNKVPTVPAVTNAELTAGLETTQANIIDTLTVQCEKPSEEVVALTKEVNALNDRVRRAVENAEKKSIIPVPVEATSCPESQIGDKFVLGEVEGVYVDEVKAKFPTRIDTGAESSSLDARNIVLFERNGAQWVRFDVMTNGEGQPGNTFESKVERFVRIKQDAESKDDRRPVIHAHLKIGKYSAETDLNLTDRSHLEYPLLLGRKFMKDIAVVDVSKRYIHGKITKTTEVKAK comes from the coding sequence ATGTTAAAACGACTCCTTGCAGTATCCATTACCCTTGCCTTAGTTTCAGGCTGTAACTCGACTCAAAATAAGGTACCTACTGTTCCAGCTGTGACTAATGCCGAGCTTACGGCGGGTCTTGAAACCACTCAAGCTAATATTATTGACACATTAACAGTTCAGTGTGAAAAACCTAGCGAAGAAGTTGTAGCACTGACGAAAGAAGTCAATGCGCTTAATGATCGCGTTCGCCGCGCTGTTGAAAATGCGGAAAAGAAAAGCATCATACCTGTACCGGTAGAAGCAACCTCATGCCCTGAGTCGCAAATTGGTGACAAGTTTGTGCTAGGCGAAGTTGAAGGTGTTTATGTTGATGAAGTAAAAGCCAAATTCCCTACTCGTATTGACACGGGTGCAGAATCATCGTCGTTAGATGCGCGAAATATAGTGCTGTTCGAGCGTAACGGTGCTCAGTGGGTTCGCTTTGATGTAATGACTAACGGCGAAGGCCAACCTGGAAACACGTTCGAGTCTAAAGTAGAGCGATTTGTTCGCATCAAACAAGATGCTGAATCTAAAGATGATCGTCGCCCAGTTATTCATGCGCACTTAAAAATCGGTAAATACTCTGCAGAAACGGATCTGAACTTAACTGATCGCAGCCATCTTGAGTATCCGCTACTTTTAGGGCGTAAGTTTATGAAAGACATTGCCGTAGTCGATGTGAGCAAGCGCTATATTCACGGGAAAATTACAAAAACAACTGAAGTTAAAGCTAAATAG